The following nucleotide sequence is from Candidatus Zixiibacteriota bacterium.
ATCTCAAAATGCTTGTCGAGAAGCATCGGCTTCTGCCGGACCACTATCTCGAATTCGACCAGAGGGCTTTCCGCAGAAAATAAAGCGGCGGCGCTCAGAAGCCACATCGCCGCCAGTGTCGTTGCGAATGTCTTGATTTTCATCTTATTATTCTACGCCCGACTCCTTCTTGCGATTAAATTATTCGCTGTCCAGCGCCAGACGACTGTCCTTCAGCACCGGCAGCACCGGAAGAGCATCTATTTCGGTTGCCAGTTCGACATCTTCGTCAAATCCGAGTTTCTTAAGAAACCGGCCATGCTCACCCCGGGCGATGGTTTGTTTCAAAGCGCGACTGTTGGTGCGGTACAAAAGCAGCGCCAGCGAGGCGGAGTCATTTAATTCCATATCGACTTTGTCATCGGTCAGGAGTTTATGCAGAATCATTCCGCCGCAGAGAGTATCCTCGATGGAGAAATCGCCATCCTGCCCGGCGCAGAGAATCACCAGGTCATTGCCGGCTTGAAAGACTTTTTTCGCCACCGCAGAGATATTGACCAGGGCGCCGGTCAGAATCAGTTTGGCGCCGCCGGAGCGGTTGTACCCCCTGGTGCCGTTGGACGTAGTCAATATGACCGTTTTCCCTTTGACTTTGTCCTCGGTATATTCCAGAGGCGAATTCCCCAGGTCAAAGTTCTCGATCTTGACGCCATCGCGCTCGCCACCCAGGACGGCGTTATCGTTGCCGATTTTGGAGCGAAGTTCCGCCGCTTCTCCCGGCTCCGCCACCGGAATCACCGCCCGAGCGCCCGACTGCAATGCATGGCAAATGGTGGTGG
It contains:
- a CDS encoding 2-phosphosulfolactate phosphatase, with product MRADLFLVPGPVGEQRLAGKTLVHIDVLRASTTICHALQSGARAVIPVAEPGEAAELRSKIGNDNAVLGGERDGVKIENFDLGNSPLEYTEDKVKGKTVILTTSNGTRGYNRSGGAKLILTGALVNISAVAKKVFQAGNDLVILCAGQDGDFSIEDTLCGGMILHKLLTDDKVDMELNDSASLALLLYRTNSRALKQTIARGEHGRFLKKLGFDEDVELATEIDALPVLPVLKDSRLALDSE